A window of the Yersinia rochesterensis genome harbors these coding sequences:
- the nrdB gene encoding class Ia ribonucleoside-diphosphate reductase subunit beta, with amino-acid sequence MAYTTFSQNKNNQLLEPMFFGQPVNVARFDQQKHAIFEKLIEKQLSFFWRPEEIDVSRDRIDYNALPDHEKHIFISNLKYQTLLDSIQGRSPNVALLPLVSIPELETWIETWSFSETIHSRSYTHIIRNIVNDPSIVFDDIVTNEEILKRAKDISGYYDDLIEMTSYYHLLGEGTHQVNGKTVVVNLRELKKQLYLCVMSVNALEAIRFYVSFACSFAFAERELMEGNAKIIKMIARDEALHLTGTQHIINLMRSGEDDPEMAEIAEECQQQCYDLFVLAAQQEKEWAEYLFRDGSMIGLNKEILCQYVEYITNIRMQAVGLGVPFNTRTNPIPWINSWLVSDNVQVAPQEVEVSSYLVGQIDSEISADDLSDFEL; translated from the coding sequence ATGGCCTATACCACTTTTTCGCAAAATAAAAACAACCAATTACTCGAACCCATGTTTTTTGGTCAACCCGTCAACGTGGCGCGTTTCGACCAACAAAAACACGCTATTTTCGAAAAGCTGATTGAGAAACAACTCTCATTTTTCTGGCGTCCGGAAGAGATTGACGTCTCCCGCGATCGTATCGACTACAACGCCCTGCCAGATCATGAAAAACACATTTTTATCAGCAACCTGAAATACCAAACATTGCTGGATTCTATTCAGGGACGTAGCCCTAATGTGGCCCTATTGCCGCTGGTTTCCATTCCTGAGCTGGAAACCTGGATAGAAACCTGGTCGTTTTCTGAAACTATTCACTCGCGCTCTTACACTCATATCATTCGCAATATCGTTAACGATCCTTCGATTGTTTTCGATGATATCGTGACCAACGAAGAGATCCTCAAACGCGCAAAAGATATCTCAGGGTATTACGACGATTTGATTGAGATGACCAGTTACTACCATCTGCTGGGAGAAGGTACCCATCAGGTCAATGGTAAAACTGTGGTGGTCAATCTGCGTGAGCTGAAAAAGCAGCTTTATCTGTGTGTAATGAGTGTTAATGCGCTGGAAGCTATCCGTTTCTATGTCAGTTTCGCCTGCTCCTTTGCCTTTGCCGAGCGCGAACTGATGGAAGGCAACGCCAAAATCATCAAAATGATTGCCCGCGATGAAGCCCTACATTTGACGGGCACCCAGCATATTATTAACTTAATGCGCTCAGGTGAAGATGACCCGGAAATGGCTGAAATTGCTGAAGAATGCCAGCAACAATGCTATGACCTGTTTGTTCTGGCCGCGCAACAAGAAAAAGAATGGGCAGAATACCTGTTCCGTGACGGCTCAATGATTGGTCTGAACAAAGAGATCCTGTGCCAATATGTGGAATATATCACTAATATCCGCATGCAAGCGGTCGGGCTGGGTGTGCCATTTAATACCCGCACCAACCCGATCCCATGGATCAACTCCTGGTTAGTGTCTGATAACGTGCAGGTTGCACCGCAGGAAGTTGAAGTCAGTTCTTATCTGGTCGGCCAAATTGATTCAGAAATCAGTGCTGACGACCTGAGTGATTTCGAGCTGTAA
- the nrdA gene encoding class 1a ribonucleoside-diphosphate reductase subunit alpha, producing MNQSLLVTKRDGSKERINLDKIHRVIDWAAEGLHNVSVSQVELRSHIQFYDGIKTADIHETIIKAAADLISRDAPDYQYLAARLAIFHLRKKAYGQFEPPKLFAHVTKMVDMGKYDKHLLEDYTAEEFEQMDTFIDHWRDMNFSYAAVKQLEGKYLVQNRVSGEIYESAQFLYILVSACLFSNYPRETRMDYIKRFYDAISTFKISLPTPIMSGVRTPTRQFSSCVLIECGDSLDSINATSSAIVKYVSQRAGIGINAGRIRALGSPIRGGEAFHTGCIPFYKHFQTAVKSCSQGGVRGGAATLFYPMWHLEVESLLVLKNNRGVEGNRVRHMDYGVQINKLMYQRLLKGEDITLFSPSDVPGLYDAFFADQDEFERLYVKYEQDSSIRKQRVKAVELFSLMMQERASTGRIYIQNVDHCNTHSPFDPKVAPVRQSNLCLEIALPTKPLNDINDENGEIALCTLSAFNLGAIDSLDDLEDLAVLAVRALDALLDYQDYPIAAAQRGAMGRRTLGIGVINFAYYLAKNGVRYSDGSANNLTHRTFEAIQYYLLKASNALAREQGACQWFNETTYSQGILPIDTYKKDLDAISDEPLHYDWETLRKDIQTHGLRNSTLSALMPSETSSQISNATNGIEPPRGYVSIKASKDGILRQVVPEYERLKDAYELLWEMPNNDGYLQLVGLMQKFVDQAISANTNYDPTRFPSGKVPMKQLLKDLLTTYKFGVKTLYYQNTRDGADDVQEDIQSQPGDDDCEGGACKI from the coding sequence ATGAACCAAAGTCTACTTGTTACTAAACGCGATGGCAGTAAAGAACGCATCAATCTGGATAAAATCCACCGGGTCATCGACTGGGCCGCGGAAGGTTTACATAACGTCTCAGTATCTCAAGTAGAATTGCGTTCACACATTCAGTTTTATGATGGTATTAAAACCGCTGATATCCATGAAACTATCATCAAAGCTGCCGCAGATTTGATCTCGCGCGACGCACCGGATTACCAATATCTGGCGGCGCGTCTGGCTATCTTCCACCTGCGCAAAAAAGCCTATGGTCAGTTTGAACCACCAAAATTATTCGCCCATGTGACGAAAATGGTGGATATGGGTAAATACGACAAACATCTGCTGGAAGACTACACCGCAGAAGAATTCGAACAGATGGACACTTTCATCGACCATTGGCGCGATATGAACTTCTCCTATGCTGCGGTTAAGCAGTTGGAAGGCAAATATTTGGTGCAAAACCGCGTCAGCGGCGAGATCTATGAAAGTGCCCAATTCCTGTACATTCTAGTTTCCGCCTGTTTGTTCTCTAACTATCCGCGCGAAACCCGGATGGATTACATCAAGCGCTTCTATGATGCGATTTCTACTTTCAAAATCTCATTGCCGACGCCAATTATGTCCGGCGTGCGCACCCCAACCCGCCAGTTCAGCTCTTGCGTGTTGATTGAGTGCGGCGACAGTCTGGATTCTATCAATGCCACCTCCAGCGCCATTGTGAAATATGTGTCACAACGCGCCGGTATTGGTATCAATGCAGGCCGGATCCGGGCGCTGGGTAGCCCAATTCGCGGCGGCGAAGCTTTCCATACCGGTTGTATTCCGTTCTACAAACACTTCCAAACTGCGGTGAAATCCTGTTCACAGGGCGGTGTACGTGGCGGTGCAGCTACGTTGTTCTACCCAATGTGGCACTTGGAAGTTGAAAGCCTGCTGGTTCTGAAAAACAACCGTGGTGTTGAAGGCAACCGCGTGCGTCATATGGATTACGGCGTACAAATCAACAAACTAATGTATCAGCGCTTGCTGAAAGGCGAAGACATCACCTTGTTCAGCCCGTCCGATGTTCCGGGCCTGTATGACGCGTTCTTCGCCGATCAAGACGAATTTGAGCGCCTTTATGTCAAATACGAGCAAGACAGCAGCATCCGCAAGCAGCGCGTGAAGGCGGTCGAGTTATTCTCTCTGATGATGCAAGAGCGTGCTTCCACTGGCCGTATCTATATTCAAAACGTGGATCACTGCAACACCCACAGCCCGTTTGACCCGAAAGTTGCGCCAGTGCGCCAGTCAAACTTGTGTTTGGAAATTGCCTTGCCAACCAAGCCGTTGAATGACATCAACGACGAAAATGGTGAAATTGCGCTCTGTACTTTGTCGGCATTCAACTTGGGTGCCATTGACAGCCTTGATGATTTAGAAGATTTGGCCGTGTTGGCCGTGCGGGCGCTGGATGCCCTGCTCGATTATCAGGATTACCCAATTGCCGCAGCACAGCGTGGTGCTATGGGCCGCCGTACCTTGGGTATCGGTGTGATTAACTTTGCTTATTATCTGGCGAAGAATGGCGTTCGTTACTCCGATGGCAGTGCCAACAACCTGACTCACCGCACCTTTGAAGCTATTCAGTATTATTTATTGAAAGCCTCCAATGCGCTGGCCCGTGAGCAAGGCGCTTGCCAGTGGTTCAACGAAACCACCTATTCACAGGGTATTTTGCCAATTGATACCTATAAGAAAGATTTGGATGCCATCAGTGACGAACCTCTGCATTACGATTGGGAAACGCTGCGTAAGGACATCCAAACTCACGGCCTGCGTAACTCCACGCTGTCAGCGCTGATGCCTTCCGAGACATCCTCGCAGATCTCCAATGCCACTAATGGTATTGAGCCGCCGCGTGGATATGTCAGTATCAAAGCCTCGAAAGATGGTATTCTGCGCCAGGTTGTTCCTGAATATGAGCGCCTGAAAGATGCTTATGAGCTGCTGTGGGAAATGCCAAATAACGATGGTTATTTACAGCTGGTAGGTTTGATGCAGAAATTCGTCGATCAGGCGATTTCAGCCAACACTAATTACGATCCGACCCGCTTCCCGTCTGGCAAAGTGCCGATGAAGCAGTTGCTAAAAGATTTGCTCACCACTTACAAATTTGGCGTAAAAACCCTTTACTATCAAAACACCCGCGATGGTGCTGATGATGTGCAAGAAGATATCCAAAGTCAGCCGGGTGATGATGACTGCGAAGGCGGTGCATGTAAGATCTGA